The following proteins come from a genomic window of Mycobacterium sp. DL:
- a CDS encoding DUF4174 domain-containing protein, with protein MPTTRRAYRSVLMLIVLLASAAFGSATAVAAELSDHLWEHRPLLVFAPADRDPRLVETLSRIEASRCEFVDRDMVIGLVVTEGTSTLDGQVINADESQRLANQYAISENAFSVLLIGKDGGEKLRVNEVPDLRTIYAVVDGMPMRSGEMSTNPSGC; from the coding sequence ATGCCAACGACGCGCAGGGCTTACCGATCGGTGCTCATGCTGATTGTTCTGTTGGCGAGCGCTGCGTTCGGGTCGGCTACCGCCGTGGCTGCCGAACTCAGTGACCACCTCTGGGAACATCGTCCCTTACTCGTATTCGCGCCTGCGGACCGCGATCCAAGGCTTGTCGAAACGCTGAGCCGAATCGAGGCCAGCCGATGCGAGTTCGTCGATCGCGACATGGTGATCGGCCTCGTGGTGACGGAGGGCACGAGCACACTCGACGGCCAGGTCATCAACGCCGACGAGTCACAACGGTTGGCGAACCAGTATGCGATCAGTGAAAACGCTTTCAGCGTGCTGTTGATCGGAAAAGACGGTGGCGAGAAACTGCGTGTCAACGAAGTGCCGGATCTTCGAACGATTTATGCGGTGGTCGACGGCATGCCGATGCGAAGCGGCGAGATGAGTACCAATCCGAGCGGCTGTTGA
- a CDS encoding LLM class F420-dependent oxidoreductase, whose amino-acid sequence MTRPIRVAVQIQPGGAPDYRTWRDAVLAADDLGVDVIFGYDHFHRPAMEGIVDGKPVMFDDQPDVANFEGWTALASWGEITSHAEIGLLVTGVGYRNPDLLADMARTVDHISGGRLILGLGAGWYEKDYTTYGYDFGTFGSRFDLFDESLIRIENRLAALIPPPVRKLPILIGGTGPKRSLPAVARHADIWHAFQDLDAFRRSSDLVDELAETFGRNGSDIERSTLWENADSADAFREVGVTLFQTELTADNGYDVTSLKQVLTWRDNG is encoded by the coding sequence ATGACCCGTCCCATCCGCGTCGCCGTACAGATCCAGCCCGGCGGCGCGCCCGATTACCGCACGTGGCGCGATGCCGTACTGGCCGCCGACGATCTCGGCGTCGACGTGATCTTCGGCTACGACCACTTCCACCGCCCGGCGATGGAGGGCATTGTCGACGGCAAGCCCGTGATGTTCGACGACCAGCCCGACGTCGCCAACTTCGAGGGGTGGACCGCGCTCGCGTCCTGGGGCGAGATCACCTCACACGCCGAGATCGGGCTCCTCGTCACCGGAGTCGGCTACCGCAATCCGGACCTGCTCGCCGACATGGCGCGCACCGTCGACCACATCAGCGGCGGCCGGCTCATCCTCGGACTCGGTGCGGGTTGGTACGAAAAAGACTACACCACTTACGGTTACGACTTCGGTACCTTCGGTTCCCGCTTCGATCTGTTCGACGAAAGCCTGATTCGCATCGAGAACCGGCTCGCAGCACTGATTCCGCCGCCCGTGCGCAAGCTACCGATCCTCATCGGAGGCACGGGGCCCAAGCGCTCTCTTCCCGCCGTTGCCCGGCACGCCGACATCTGGCACGCGTTTCAAGATCTAGACGCCTTCCGCAGGTCCAGCGACCTCGTCGATGAGCTGGCAGAAACGTTCGGCCGCAACGGCTCCGATATCGAACGCTCGACGCTCTGGGAGAATGCCGACAGCGCCGACGCCTTCCGCGAGGTCGGAGTGACGTTGTTCCAGACCGAACTCACCGCCGACAACGGTTACGACGTCACGTCGCTCAAGCAGGTGCTCACGTGGCGAGACAACGGGTGA
- a CDS encoding GMC family oxidoreductase N-terminal domain-containing protein: MNPVVDFDFIIVGAGSAGCLLANRLSADPAHRVLLVEAGGNDNWFWIKIPVGYLYTIASPRTDWCFTTEPDPGLADRSIHYARGRVIGGSSSINAMIHMRGQASDYDLWAQATGDDRWLWGGADGAGETLAIYKELEDYFGGADEWHGAGGEIAVERPRVRWKILDAWQAAAAEVGIAPIDEFNRGDNAGSAYFHVNQRRGRRWSMADAFLHPVAHRPNLTVYTDTQALQLLMDDQVRDDQRRGAWTTAAHRATGVRLLKDGRTIDVRARREVILSAGAIGSPQLMQVSGLGPAGLLTQQHVPVAVDLPGVGENLQDHLQLRTVYQVRGARTVNTLYRNWITRAGMGLQYLLMRSGPMTMPPSTLGAFAKSEPALASPDLEWHVQPLSLAKFGQPLHSFGAITPSVCNLRPSSRGHVRIAGADPLTYPTISCNYLSTDADRDTAVRGLRMTRQIMAAPSLARYCPEELFPGTQLVSDEDLQRAASELGTTIFHPVGTCTMGAFDPRGVPRSATTVLDTDCRVYRVAGLRVVDASAMPTITSGNTNAPVMLIAERAARAILG; encoded by the coding sequence ATGAACCCCGTCGTCGACTTCGACTTCATCATCGTGGGAGCGGGCAGTGCGGGTTGCCTGCTCGCCAACCGGCTGAGCGCCGACCCTGCTCACCGTGTGCTCTTGGTTGAGGCCGGCGGCAACGACAACTGGTTCTGGATCAAGATCCCGGTGGGCTACCTGTACACCATTGCCAGCCCCCGCACCGACTGGTGCTTCACCACCGAGCCCGACCCAGGTCTGGCCGACCGCAGCATTCATTACGCGCGGGGCCGAGTGATCGGCGGTTCCTCGTCGATCAACGCCATGATCCATATGCGTGGCCAAGCCAGCGACTACGACCTGTGGGCGCAGGCCACCGGTGACGATCGCTGGCTCTGGGGTGGCGCGGACGGTGCCGGCGAGACCCTGGCGATCTACAAAGAACTGGAAGACTACTTCGGCGGTGCCGACGAGTGGCACGGTGCCGGTGGTGAGATCGCCGTCGAACGGCCGCGGGTGCGCTGGAAGATCTTGGATGCCTGGCAGGCCGCCGCTGCCGAGGTGGGCATAGCCCCGATCGACGAGTTCAACCGCGGAGACAACGCCGGAAGTGCGTATTTTCACGTCAACCAACGGCGCGGCCGTCGCTGGTCAATGGCCGATGCGTTCCTGCATCCCGTCGCCCACCGACCCAATCTCACCGTCTATACCGACACCCAGGCCCTGCAGCTGCTGATGGACGACCAGGTCCGCGACGACCAGCGTCGCGGTGCCTGGACCACAGCTGCGCACCGCGCTACCGGTGTGCGGCTGCTCAAGGACGGTCGCACCATCGACGTCCGGGCCCGGCGGGAGGTGATCCTGAGCGCCGGAGCGATCGGGTCGCCGCAGCTCATGCAGGTTTCGGGTCTGGGCCCGGCCGGGCTACTCACCCAGCAGCACGTGCCGGTGGCCGTCGATCTGCCCGGAGTGGGTGAGAACCTCCAGGACCACTTGCAGCTGCGAACGGTCTACCAGGTGCGGGGCGCCCGTACCGTCAACACCCTGTACCGCAATTGGATCACCCGTGCAGGCATGGGACTTCAATACCTGCTGATGCGATCAGGACCCATGACCATGCCGCCCTCCACGCTGGGCGCTTTCGCCAAAAGCGAACCCGCACTGGCCAGTCCCGATCTCGAGTGGCATGTGCAGCCCTTGTCGCTGGCCAAGTTCGGCCAACCTCTGCATTCTTTCGGAGCGATCACACCCTCGGTGTGCAATCTCCGACCCAGCTCGCGTGGCCACGTGCGCATAGCAGGTGCAGATCCGCTGACCTACCCGACGATCTCCTGCAACTACCTGTCCACTGACGCCGATCGCGACACCGCCGTGCGGGGCTTGAGGATGACCCGGCAGATCATGGCAGCGCCATCCCTGGCCCGCTACTGCCCCGAAGAGTTGTTTCCCGGAACGCAATTGGTGAGCGACGAAGATCTCCAGCGGGCGGCCAGTGAACTCGGTACCACGATCTTCCATCCGGTGGGCACCTGCACGATGGGAGCCTTTGACCCGCGCGGTGTGCCACGCTCGGCCACTACGGTGCTCGACACGGACTGTCGCGTGTACCGGGTCGCCGGCCTTCGAGTGGTTGACGCATCGGCGATGCCCACCATCACGTCCGGGAACACCAACGCGCCGGTGATGCTGATCGCCGAGCGCGCAGCTCGGGCGATCCTGGGATGA
- a CDS encoding YlcI/YnfO family protein, whose protein sequence is MSKQIAVRLPDEVVDFIDRQVDQRHVESRASFVLQALQRERRRLIAARDAAILAEQTTDDDDFDALAAHTSTLELDID, encoded by the coding sequence ATGAGCAAACAGATCGCCGTACGGCTTCCGGACGAGGTCGTCGATTTCATCGACAGGCAAGTAGACCAGCGGCACGTCGAGAGCCGCGCATCATTTGTACTCCAAGCGCTCCAACGTGAGCGACGCCGGCTGATCGCTGCGCGCGACGCGGCTATTCTGGCCGAGCAGACCACCGACGACGATGACTTCGATGCGCTCGCTGCACATACGTCTACCCTCGAATTGGATATCGATTGA
- a CDS encoding type II toxin-antitoxin system PemK/MazF family toxin translates to MRPIHVAQLDKARPVLILTRELVRPHLTRVTVAPITGTVRGLSTEVPVGVRNGLEKDSAVSIDNIVTIPVAALGRQIGFFLPDQEESLTTAIQHAFDLD, encoded by the coding sequence TTGAGACCAATTCATGTGGCCCAACTCGACAAGGCTCGGCCCGTTCTGATCCTGACCCGGGAACTCGTGCGGCCTCACCTGACCAGAGTCACGGTCGCACCAATCACCGGAACAGTTCGCGGCCTGTCGACCGAGGTTCCAGTGGGTGTGCGAAACGGGCTCGAGAAAGATTCCGCCGTCAGCATCGACAACATTGTCACGATCCCGGTCGCGGCGCTGGGGCGCCAGATCGGGTTCTTTCTTCCTGATCAAGAGGAATCACTGACAACGGCGATTCAGCACGCCTTCGATCTCGACTGA
- a CDS encoding type II toxin-antitoxin system PemK/MazF family toxin — MRGEVFRLHAARGSRGHEQSGSRYAVVVQSDQLPLSTWLVAPTSTSARAASFRPEVEVCGVKTRVLAEQTAAIDPGRLGGSVGFLSFDDLRRVDAALRVVLEL; from the coding sequence GTGCGTGGTGAGGTCTTTCGGTTGCATGCCGCGAGGGGGAGTCGCGGTCACGAGCAGTCCGGTTCCCGATACGCCGTAGTCGTCCAGTCGGATCAACTGCCGCTGTCGACCTGGCTGGTTGCGCCGACATCCACGTCGGCTCGTGCTGCCAGCTTCCGACCCGAGGTCGAAGTTTGCGGCGTGAAGACCCGAGTGCTTGCTGAGCAGACTGCAGCGATAGATCCAGGCCGGCTAGGCGGTAGCGTCGGGTTCCTCAGCTTCGACGACTTGCGCCGCGTTGATGCGGCCCTGCGTGTCGTTCTCGAGCTCTGA
- a CDS encoding type II toxin-antitoxin system PemK/MazF family toxin yields the protein MIWRGEVYHVDLGQPLGHEPAFHRPAVVVSIDILNNGPGDLVVVVPITTVGYGLRSHVELEPAKSGLDHISYARCDQLRVVSTERLSSHQGIIGPEQMQAIDQALRFVLDL from the coding sequence TTGATCTGGCGAGGGGAGGTCTACCACGTCGATCTCGGCCAGCCATTAGGACACGAGCCAGCCTTTCACCGCCCGGCGGTGGTGGTGTCGATCGACATTCTCAACAACGGACCGGGCGACCTGGTGGTCGTCGTGCCGATCACGACCGTTGGGTACGGCCTGCGAAGCCACGTCGAACTTGAGCCAGCGAAAAGCGGTCTGGACCATATTTCCTACGCTCGCTGCGACCAACTGCGAGTGGTCTCCACCGAACGACTGTCATCCCACCAGGGAATCATTGGTCCAGAACAGATGCAAGCCATTGACCAAGCGCTGCGCTTCGTCCTAGATCTGTGA
- a CDS encoding PIN domain-containing protein — translation MALIARHLIDTSAAARMKHPEVAARLAPLIEAGLVATTAQLDTEALYSARSPNDYEQLRSDRRLAYEYLPTDDEHWKMALGAQRQLASTGRHRAVGMADLLIATIAGAHDVTLIHYDADFEIAAEVLPFRHQWVLERGTV, via the coding sequence GTGGCGCTGATCGCTCGGCACCTCATCGATACCAGCGCGGCAGCACGGATGAAGCACCCCGAGGTTGCCGCCAGGCTGGCCCCGCTCATTGAGGCCGGATTGGTCGCAACCACCGCTCAGCTCGACACCGAGGCGCTCTACAGCGCCCGCAGCCCTAACGACTACGAACAACTCCGGTCAGACCGCCGTCTGGCCTATGAGTACCTGCCAACCGATGACGAGCACTGGAAGATGGCACTCGGCGCGCAACGGCAGCTCGCCAGCACTGGTCGCCACCGCGCGGTCGGCATGGCCGACCTCCTGATCGCCACCATCGCAGGGGCCCATGATGTGACGCTGATTCACTATGACGCCGACTTTGAGATTGCCGCAGAGGTACTCCCGTTCCGGCATCAATGGGTTCTGGAACGGGGAACAGTCTGA
- a CDS encoding MFS transporter, producing the protein MNRKAGILAAVYIAVLAINLDVTIVNVALPSIATELHADTRDLQWVVDGYNLTFAALVLAAGSLSDRYGRRPALLIGLLGFAATSALGALAASTGALVAARFSMGIFAALIFPTTLSIITNTFSDRRQRAIALGGWGAVVGVGVAAGPVTGGFLLEHFAWSSVFWALIPLAVLAAVLASLLVPESRDPGVPALDIRGLTTSIALLGTLVYTIIEAPVRGWHSQATVFGFIATVALALAFVTIEQAAEHPMLDIRLFTDRRFSAASASVTVTFFSLSGFIFLITQYFQVLRGFSPLDTGLRILPVALSIAVGSVIGGLLAPRIGTRTVVVSGLISFGTAMAWIAGSIDTDTQYWTIIVPQMLLMGLGIGLVSTPATESIMLVLPPARAGVGSAVNDATRELGSTLGVAVVGSLFSSIFGAHLADSAFAAAGKVGEAADSVQVAFGFATDNPTLLIAAQHSFLAGLTTACAVIAGLCFTAAVVGIGALPGRRFQPPVATAASLTVGSSPANGCPLAPDSMRSGTHKNSCPVWQHNTTKLDTAGIQ; encoded by the coding sequence GTGAATCGCAAGGCGGGCATCCTGGCCGCTGTCTACATCGCGGTCCTCGCTATCAACCTCGACGTCACGATCGTCAACGTCGCCTTACCCAGCATCGCAACCGAACTCCACGCCGACACCCGCGACCTGCAGTGGGTCGTCGACGGCTACAACCTCACGTTCGCCGCACTCGTCCTGGCGGCAGGCAGCCTGTCGGACCGCTACGGGCGGCGCCCAGCGCTCCTGATCGGACTACTCGGGTTCGCCGCCACCAGCGCCCTCGGGGCCCTGGCCGCCAGCACTGGGGCCCTGGTCGCCGCGCGTTTCAGCATGGGAATCTTCGCCGCGCTGATCTTTCCCACCACACTGTCAATCATCACCAACACCTTCTCCGATCGACGCCAACGCGCCATCGCGCTCGGAGGATGGGGCGCCGTCGTTGGCGTCGGGGTAGCGGCCGGGCCGGTCACTGGTGGCTTTCTGCTCGAACACTTCGCATGGAGCAGCGTCTTCTGGGCGCTCATACCGCTCGCAGTGCTGGCGGCGGTGCTAGCTTCCCTGCTGGTGCCGGAATCACGGGACCCTGGCGTGCCCGCGCTCGACATCCGGGGCCTGACAACCTCGATCGCCTTGCTTGGGACTCTGGTCTACACGATCATCGAGGCCCCGGTTCGGGGCTGGCACAGCCAAGCCACGGTGTTTGGTTTCATCGCCACGGTAGCTCTGGCACTGGCGTTCGTGACGATCGAACAGGCAGCCGAACACCCCATGCTCGACATCAGGCTCTTCACCGATCGCCGGTTCAGCGCCGCCAGCGCATCGGTGACCGTCACCTTCTTCTCCCTGTCAGGCTTCATCTTCCTCATCACCCAGTACTTCCAGGTTCTGCGCGGGTTCAGCCCCCTCGACACCGGTCTTCGCATCCTGCCAGTCGCGCTCTCGATCGCCGTCGGCTCCGTCATCGGCGGACTGCTCGCACCACGCATCGGCACCCGCACCGTCGTCGTCAGCGGACTGATCTCCTTCGGAACCGCGATGGCCTGGATCGCCGGCAGCATCGACACCGACACCCAGTACTGGACGATCATCGTTCCGCAGATGCTACTCATGGGACTCGGTATCGGGTTAGTATCAACTCCTGCAACGGAATCCATCATGCTGGTGCTCCCGCCGGCGCGGGCTGGCGTCGGCTCGGCGGTCAACGACGCCACCCGCGAGTTGGGCTCGACACTCGGGGTCGCCGTCGTCGGATCCTTGTTCTCATCGATCTTCGGTGCCCACCTCGCCGACAGCGCATTCGCGGCGGCCGGCAAAGTAGGTGAAGCCGCGGACTCTGTGCAAGTCGCCTTCGGATTCGCTACCGACAACCCGACGCTCCTCATCGCCGCACAACATTCGTTTCTCGCTGGCCTCACAACGGCCTGCGCAGTCATCGCCGGACTGTGCTTTACCGCTGCCGTCGTCGGCATCGGTGCGCTACCCGGCCGACGGTTCCAACCCCCGGTCGCAACGGCTGCGTCTTTAACAGTCGGTAGTTCCCCGGCAAACGGATGCCCACTTGCCCCAGATTCAATGAGAAGCGGGACGCACAAGAACTCTTGTCCAGTCTGGCAGCACAATACGACCAAACTTGATACTGCCGGTATCCAGTAA
- a CDS encoding alpha/beta fold hydrolase, whose product MAIAERPAWVDDELFPFESRFIDIDGHRVHYVDEGSGPTLLFLHGNPTWSFDYSKVIESLRAEFRCIAVDYPGFGLSSAAPGYRYLPTEHAEVIDRFVEALELSGVTLVGHDWGGPIGLAMVQRRPEAFDKLVLTNTWAWPVGDPVVQTMSHVMGSPVGRLLIRQLNLFVNVMIPVGHRLTKPTSEQMDHYKKALDSPSRREASAVFPREITASRAFLADIESGLNAIAALPTLIIWGDADFAFGQNELERWENAFTDHETVIVKGAGHFVPSDAPEQFAAAIRSWHTRSGS is encoded by the coding sequence ATGGCAATCGCAGAGAGACCCGCTTGGGTCGATGACGAGTTGTTCCCGTTCGAGAGCCGTTTCATCGATATCGACGGGCACCGCGTGCACTACGTGGACGAAGGGTCGGGACCCACGTTGTTGTTCCTGCACGGCAACCCAACCTGGTCGTTCGACTACAGCAAGGTGATCGAATCCCTACGAGCGGAATTCCGTTGCATCGCAGTGGACTACCCCGGTTTCGGACTGTCGTCGGCGGCACCGGGATACCGGTATCTACCCACTGAACACGCGGAGGTGATCGACCGGTTCGTGGAGGCACTCGAATTGAGCGGCGTCACGCTGGTGGGCCACGACTGGGGCGGCCCGATCGGACTAGCAATGGTGCAACGTCGGCCCGAGGCCTTCGACAAGCTGGTGCTAACCAACACGTGGGCATGGCCGGTCGGCGACCCGGTCGTGCAGACGATGTCCCACGTGATGGGCAGTCCAGTCGGGCGGCTGCTGATCCGGCAGCTCAACCTGTTCGTCAACGTGATGATCCCGGTCGGGCACCGGCTGACCAAACCCACCAGTGAGCAGATGGACCACTACAAGAAGGCTCTCGACAGCCCATCGCGGCGGGAAGCTTCCGCGGTTTTCCCCCGCGAGATCACCGCCAGCCGTGCGTTTCTCGCCGACATCGAATCGGGACTGAACGCCATCGCGGCACTACCCACGTTGATCATCTGGGGCGACGCCGACTTTGCATTCGGGCAGAACGAACTGGAACGGTGGGAGAACGCTTTCACGGATCACGAGACGGTAATCGTCAAAGGCGCCGGTCATTTCGTCCCCTCCGACGCTCCTGAGCAATTCGCCGCGGCGATCCGCAGCTGGCACACCCGATCGGGATCGTAG
- a CDS encoding helix-turn-helix domain-containing protein, with translation MSRDYGQYCGLARSLDVVGDRWNLLIVRQLLMGPARYGELREGLSGIATNLLTDRLRGLETAGVIERKLSDDAGAITYALTPWGTQLREPINALVRWSTPLMIRGPAGDEFRPEWLLVALPALFEGRAPTDQSVTVGIVVDGGMAQLRATESGIDVGKPDGCELDAVLTAEAPLVLGLAAGVLSLNDVAALVDIDGDESAVRTFLEAPHQGADEKPSP, from the coding sequence ATGAGTCGAGACTACGGCCAGTACTGCGGACTTGCCCGGTCCCTGGATGTGGTGGGCGACCGGTGGAATTTGTTGATCGTCCGCCAGCTCCTGATGGGACCCGCTCGTTACGGAGAGCTCCGCGAAGGACTGTCCGGCATCGCGACGAATCTGCTGACCGACCGGCTCCGCGGCCTCGAAACCGCTGGTGTGATTGAGCGAAAACTGTCCGACGACGCCGGCGCGATTACTTACGCCCTCACCCCGTGGGGTACACAGTTGCGCGAGCCCATCAATGCGCTCGTCCGCTGGTCTACCCCGCTGATGATCCGCGGACCTGCGGGCGATGAATTCCGCCCTGAATGGCTTCTGGTGGCACTTCCGGCCTTGTTCGAGGGTCGTGCGCCCACTGACCAATCAGTAACCGTGGGAATCGTCGTCGACGGCGGCATGGCCCAACTGCGAGCCACCGAGTCCGGTATCGACGTCGGTAAACCCGATGGATGCGAGCTTGACGCGGTCCTTACCGCCGAAGCACCGCTTGTTCTGGGACTCGCAGCGGGCGTCTTGTCACTGAATGACGTCGCTGCGCTCGTAGACATCGACGGTGACGAATCCGCCGTACGAACCTTCCTCGAAGCACCCCATCAAGGAGCCGATGAGAAGCCATCACCATAA